In one Bacillus rossius redtenbacheri isolate Brsri chromosome 11, Brsri_v3, whole genome shotgun sequence genomic region, the following are encoded:
- the LOC134536692 gene encoding ribonuclease P protein subunit p25-like protein isoform X5, with translation MQVAGGSKMRNVLGYAMKVFKDEKSIVWSGSGAAVGKTVSCAEIMKRRFKKVHQITKICYRKVEEHWEPLLEELDPLVVVREIPTIHILLCKDQLNPEEPGYQAPGNADVFWRAKESAQEPRRRPGPSGRRGAKLARGGPESPQLPAERNAGCTP, from the exons ATGCAG GTGGCGGGCGGCAGCAAGATGAGGAACGTGCTGGGGTACGCCATGAAGGTGTTCAAGGACGAGAAGAGCATCGTGTGGAGCGGCTCGGGCGCGGCCGTCGGCAAGACCGTCAGCTGCGCCGAGATCATGAAGCGCCGCTTCAAGAAGGTGCACCAGATCACCAAGATCTGCTACCGCAA GGTGGAGGAGCACTGGGAGCCGCTGCTGGAGGAGCTGGACCCCCTGGTGGTGGTCAGGGAGATACCCACCATCCACATCCTGCTCTGCAAGGACCAGCTCAACCCAGAGGAGCCCGG GTACCAGGCGCCGGGGAACGCGGACGTGTTCTGGAGGGCCAAGGAGAGCGCGCAGGAGCCGAGGAGACGGCCCGGTCCGTCGGGCCGGAGGGGGGCCAAGCTGGCCCGCGGGGGGCCAGAGTCCCCCCAGCTCCCGGCCGAGAGAAACGCTGGCTGCACCCCGTGA
- the LOC134536692 gene encoding ribonuclease P protein subunit p25-like protein isoform X4 → MENYKKGKNVEEPLSKDNLPIPDLPENFVWMQVAGGSKMRNVLGYAMKVFKDEKSIVWSGSGAAVGKTVSCAEIMKRRFKKVHQITKICYRKVEEHWEPLLEELDPLVVVREIPTIHILLCKDQLNPEEPGYQAPGNADVFWRAKESAQEPRRRPGPSGRRGAKLARGGPESPQLPAERNAGCTP, encoded by the exons TGGAGAACTacaagaagggaaagaatgtagagGAGCCACTCTCCAAGGACAACTTGCCCATTCCTGACCTGCCAGAAAACTTTGTTTGGATGCAG GTGGCGGGCGGCAGCAAGATGAGGAACGTGCTGGGGTACGCCATGAAGGTGTTCAAGGACGAGAAGAGCATCGTGTGGAGCGGCTCGGGCGCGGCCGTCGGCAAGACCGTCAGCTGCGCCGAGATCATGAAGCGCCGCTTCAAGAAGGTGCACCAGATCACCAAGATCTGCTACCGCAA GGTGGAGGAGCACTGGGAGCCGCTGCTGGAGGAGCTGGACCCCCTGGTGGTGGTCAGGGAGATACCCACCATCCACATCCTGCTCTGCAAGGACCAGCTCAACCCAGAGGAGCCCGG GTACCAGGCGCCGGGGAACGCGGACGTGTTCTGGAGGGCCAAGGAGAGCGCGCAGGAGCCGAGGAGACGGCCCGGTCCGTCGGGCCGGAGGGGGGCCAAGCTGGCCCGCGGGGGGCCAGAGTCCCCCCAGCTCCCGGCCGAGAGAAACGCTGGCTGCACCCCGTGA
- the LOC134536692 gene encoding ribonuclease P protein subunit p25-like protein isoform X3 yields MIRPVENYKKGKNVEEPLSKDNLPIPDLPENFVWMQVAGGSKMRNVLGYAMKVFKDEKSIVWSGSGAAVGKTVSCAEIMKRRFKKVHQITKICYRKVEEHWEPLLEELDPLVVVREIPTIHILLCKDQLNPEEPGYQAPGNADVFWRAKESAQEPRRRPGPSGRRGAKLARGGPESPQLPAERNAGCTP; encoded by the exons TGGAGAACTacaagaagggaaagaatgtagagGAGCCACTCTCCAAGGACAACTTGCCCATTCCTGACCTGCCAGAAAACTTTGTTTGGATGCAG GTGGCGGGCGGCAGCAAGATGAGGAACGTGCTGGGGTACGCCATGAAGGTGTTCAAGGACGAGAAGAGCATCGTGTGGAGCGGCTCGGGCGCGGCCGTCGGCAAGACCGTCAGCTGCGCCGAGATCATGAAGCGCCGCTTCAAGAAGGTGCACCAGATCACCAAGATCTGCTACCGCAA GGTGGAGGAGCACTGGGAGCCGCTGCTGGAGGAGCTGGACCCCCTGGTGGTGGTCAGGGAGATACCCACCATCCACATCCTGCTCTGCAAGGACCAGCTCAACCCAGAGGAGCCCGG GTACCAGGCGCCGGGGAACGCGGACGTGTTCTGGAGGGCCAAGGAGAGCGCGCAGGAGCCGAGGAGACGGCCCGGTCCGTCGGGCCGGAGGGGGGCCAAGCTGGCCCGCGGGGGGCCAGAGTCCCCCCAGCTCCCGGCCGAGAGAAACGCTGGCTGCACCCCGTGA
- the LOC134536692 gene encoding ribonuclease P protein subunit p25-like protein isoform X2 codes for MIIVIDWRSAPQLAMENYKKGKNVEEPLSKDNLPIPDLPENFVWMQVAGGSKMRNVLGYAMKVFKDEKSIVWSGSGAAVGKTVSCAEIMKRRFKKVHQITKICYRKVEEHWEPLLEELDPLVVVREIPTIHILLCKDQLNPEEPGYQAPGNADVFWRAKESAQEPRRRPGPSGRRGAKLARGGPESPQLPAERNAGCTP; via the exons TGGAGAACTacaagaagggaaagaatgtagagGAGCCACTCTCCAAGGACAACTTGCCCATTCCTGACCTGCCAGAAAACTTTGTTTGGATGCAG GTGGCGGGCGGCAGCAAGATGAGGAACGTGCTGGGGTACGCCATGAAGGTGTTCAAGGACGAGAAGAGCATCGTGTGGAGCGGCTCGGGCGCGGCCGTCGGCAAGACCGTCAGCTGCGCCGAGATCATGAAGCGCCGCTTCAAGAAGGTGCACCAGATCACCAAGATCTGCTACCGCAA GGTGGAGGAGCACTGGGAGCCGCTGCTGGAGGAGCTGGACCCCCTGGTGGTGGTCAGGGAGATACCCACCATCCACATCCTGCTCTGCAAGGACCAGCTCAACCCAGAGGAGCCCGG GTACCAGGCGCCGGGGAACGCGGACGTGTTCTGGAGGGCCAAGGAGAGCGCGCAGGAGCCGAGGAGACGGCCCGGTCCGTCGGGCCGGAGGGGGGCCAAGCTGGCCCGCGGGGGGCCAGAGTCCCCCCAGCTCCCGGCCGAGAGAAACGCTGGCTGCACCCCGTGA